A genomic stretch from Chelmon rostratus isolate fCheRos1 chromosome 14, fCheRos1.pri, whole genome shotgun sequence includes:
- the LOC121617262 gene encoding transgelin-like translates to MANRGPAYGLTREVQSKIEKKYDPELEERLVEWIIAQCGPGVGQPEPGKTGIQNWLKDGRVLCELINSLHASNKPIRSAKPSSTAFKQMEQIALFLKAAENYGVTTTDVFQTVDLYEGKDLAAVQRTLMALGSLAVTKNDGCYKGDPSWFHKKSQENRREFSEEQLSEGRNVIGLQMGTNKGASQAGMTGYGRPRQIINQP, encoded by the exons ATGGCAAACAGAGGTCCTGCCTACGGCCTGACCCGCGAGGTACAGAGTAAGATTGAAAAGAAATACGACCCGGAACTGGAGGAAAGGCTGGTGGAGTGGATCATCGCCCAGTGCGGCCCCGGCGTCGGCCAGCCTGAGCCAGGCAAGACTGGAATCCAAAACTGGCTCAAGGATGGACGT GTGCTGTGTGAGCTCATCAACAGCCTGCATGCATCCAACAAGCCGATCCGCAGCGCCAAGCCCTCCAGCACGGCGTTTAAGCAGATGGAACAAATAGCATTGTTCCTCAAAGCAGCGGAAAACTATGGAGTGACAACAACTGACGTGTTTCAGACTGTAGACCTGTATGAAG GCAAGGACCTGGCTGCTGTCCAGAGGACCCTGATGGCTCTGGGTAGCTTGGCTGTCACAAAGAATGATGGGTGTTATAAAGGAGACCCCAGCTGGTTCCATAA gaAGTCCcaggagaacagaagagaaTTCTCAGAGGAACAGCTGAGCGAAGGCAGAAATGTCATCGGCCTGCAAATGGGCACAAACAAAGGAGCATCTCAAGCTGGAATGACAGGCTACGGACGACCCAGGCAGATCATCAACCAGCCCTGA
- the pafah1b2 gene encoding platelet-activating factor acetylhydrolase IB subunit beta, whose protein sequence is MSGDELNPAAVAQPVEDVQGDGRWMSQHTRFVQECKDAEPDVLFVGDSMVQLMQQFEVWRELFSPLHALNFGIGGDTTCNVLWRLQNGELENIRPKVVVLWVGTNNYEHTAEQVAGGILAIAQLLISRLPKAKIVVLGLLPRGERPNPLREKNAAVNGFLRSWLPRLGKAQYLDVSGEFVHSDGTIIPQDMFDFLHLTSTGYRSVAKPLSDLLLQILEETPEERRASLV, encoded by the exons ATGAGTGGTGATGAATTGAACCCAGCTGCAGTGGCTCAACCAGTGGAGGATGTGCAGGGGGATGGACGGTGGATGTCACAG CACACAAGATTTGTGCAGGAGTGTAAGGATGCTGAACCAGACGTGCTTTTTGTGGGGGATTCTATGGTACAACTAATGCAGCAGTTTGAG GTCTGGAGGGAGTTATTCTCTCCTCTTCATGCGCTCAACTTTGGCATTGGAGGGGACACCACCTGCAATGTGCTGTGGAGGCTGCAGAATGGAGAGCTGGAGAACATCCGTCCCAAG GTGGTGGTGTTGTGGGTAGGAACCAACAATTACGAACACACAGCGGAGCAAGTTGCAGGAGGAATCCTTGCTATTGCACAGCTGCTCATCTCTCGCCTCCCCAAAGCAAAGATAGTTGTACTG GGTTTGTTGCCTCGAGGCGAGCGTCCCAACCCACTGAGGGAGAAGAACGCTGCCGTTAACGGGTTCCTGCGCTCCTGGCTGCCGCGGCTAGGCAAGGCTCAGTACCTGGATGTGAGCGGGGAGTTCGTCCACTCAGATGGAACCATCATCCCGCAGGACATGTTTGACTTCCTCCACCTGACGTCGACGGGCTACCGCAGCGTAGCGAAGCCCCTCAGCGACCTGCTGCTTCAGATACTGGAGGAGACGCCGGAGGAGAGACGGGCGTCGCTGGTTTGA